The nucleotide window CATCGACTTTCGGGACTCCATAAGGCTTATCGCTTTTTACATAAATAAACATTTTAAATTGTAAGTGATATCGATTACAGCTGTACTCCAACAAAGAGTGTCAAACCTAAACATAATATACAAAAAGTTGATTGTATTTtggaaacaaaaaatacTTGATCAGATGCAATGGAATAACATTCCAAAATTCAACGACGGTCGTTCTTCCCAATACCACGCTTACCAGAAAACAAGTGTTTGGGTAAGGAAGCTGTCGAATGCCTGTCTGCCTCACCCTGTCTTGCTTGTCTAtttctttctcttctttgTAATTTAGCCATTCTATCAGCCTTACTTCTCAAAGCGCCATCTGAGACACCGTCAGTTAACCTGTCGGTTTGCCTCAACTTTCCGGCTGGTACAGATGAATCTTGGTGACCATATACCACATCGGCACCAGTTTCGACATACTGGCTCTTGGAGATAGCTTCTTGTTGCTTGGATTGCAAGGTTGTCATATCGTGACCCAAAGACACCATATGCTTCTCCATATCGTTGAAAGATTTGGCCATTTTTGAACGAGGCATTGTACCACGGTTTTTCAACGACTTTCTATTCCTGGCGGCGTTAATCATCTTCTTTTGCTTGTCTCTAATCCAAGCGGCCTTCTCTTCAATGTCTCTCACTTCATCTTCATTGAATCCATTTAATGCATCTTCATCGGAATCATAGAagccttcttcttccaatCTTTGTTCTTCCTCTTCCAATGCCTGCAATTTAGCAGCGATTTCGGGATCCAAGAAATCATAGACGTTTCTACCATTTAGAATTTCTGGCATAACATCGTTCTTCCACTCGTCATCTTCCAAAAGGTAGTTCTCCTTTAGGTTCATGCTAAAGACACCTGCACCACCGTTTTCAGCCTCGATTTCTCTAGCCAGCTTCTTACGTTCCGGATCTTCTGCATCATAattcttcttgttcttgAAAGCATCTGGAATATATGGCAATCTTTCAATACCATCATCGCGTTTCTGAGGTTGAGCAACGTGTATTTTGTTCAACACATTGTTGATTCTAGTCTGAGATTTAAGCTTGTTTTCTATTCTGGTAGCTAGCAACTTTTCACAAGCTTTGTTCCTGACGGCCATAACATTTTCCTCGTTAATACAGGAAACTGTCATAATCTCAACACCTGGAGTCTCCATTAAGGATTGGACCATTCTCTGGCGTTCTTCATCTAGATCTTCTGGTCTAATGATATCGGTCTTGTTAATAACAACCATAACAGACTTGTTCACAAACAGAGGCTTGATAGAGTTAAAGAGCTTAACCTGCGCCTCTATAGTAAAACCACATTGTTCAGATAGATCCATAAAGTACAATACTGTAGAACGCAAGTGAGCAATAGCATAAATAGATTGCATTTCGATATTGTTCATTTCCTCAGTAGGTCTATCCAAAATACCTGGAGTATCAATAGCTTGGAATCTTAAGTACTTGTAGTCAAAATGTCCA belongs to Eremothecium sinecaudum strain ATCC 58844 chromosome IV, complete sequence and includes:
- the NOG1 gene encoding putative GTPase NOG1 (Syntenic homolog of Ashbya gossypii AGR194W; Syntenic homolog of Saccharomyces cerevisiae YPL093W (NOG1)); its protein translation is MQLSWKDIPTVPTSNDLLDIVLNRTQRKTPTVIRPGFKITRIRAFYMRKVKFTAEGFVEKFDDLLKGFPNINDIHPFHRDLMDTLYEKNHYKVSLAAVSRAKTLVEQVSRDYVRLLKFGQSLFQCKQLKRAALGRMATIMKKLKDPLVYLEQVRQHLGRLPSIDPNTRTLVICGYPNVGKSSFLRSITKADVEVQPYAFTTKSLYVGHFDYKYLRFQAIDTPGILDRPTEEMNNIEMQSIYAIAHLRSTVLYFMDLSEQCGFTIEAQVKLFNSIKPLFVNKSVMVVINKTDIIRPEDLDEERQRMVQSLMETPGVEIMTVSCINEENVMAVRNKACEKLLATRIENKLKSQTRINNVLNKIHVAQPQKRDDGIERLPYIPDAFKNKKNYDAEDPERKKLAREIEAENGGAGVFSMNLKENYLLEDDEWKNDVMPEILNGRNVYDFLDPEIAAKLQALEEEEQRLEEEGFYDSDEDALNGFNEDEVRDIEEKAAWIRDKQKKMINAARNRKSLKNRGTMPRSKMAKSFNDMEKHMVSLGHDMTTLQSKQQEAISKSQYVETGADVVYGHQDSSVPAGKLRQTDRLTDGVSDGALRSKADRMAKLQRRERNRQARQGEADRHSTASLPKHLFSGKRGIGKNDRR